From a single Nicotiana tabacum cultivar K326 chromosome 8, ASM71507v2, whole genome shotgun sequence genomic region:
- the LOC107799494 gene encoding auxin-induced protein AUX22-like: protein MATELEITELRLGIPGEKKRVFSDIDSDRNSSNVNDDDDVKCHNKNRVVGWPPVCAYRRKNYSSKMYVKVSMDGVPFLRKVDLGTQNDYSEFVMNLEKLFGCYGICEALKEGDSSEYIPIYEDKDGDWMLLGDVPWEMFTESCKRLRIMKRSDAKVIGIRTKDFLKGMSKDK, encoded by the exons ATGGCGACAGAACTTGAAATTACTGAGCTAAGATTGGGAATTCCAGGTGAAAAGAAAAGGGTATTTTCAGATATTGACAGTGATCGAAATAGTAGCAACGTTAACGACGATGATGATGTCAAGTGTCACAACAAAAATCGAGTTGTTGGTTGGCCGCCGGTTTGTGCTTATCGGAGAAAGAATTATAGCTCTAAAATGTACGTGAAAGTTAGCATGGATGGTGTACCTTTTCTTAGAAAAGTTGATTTGGGGACTCAAAACGATTACTCTGAATTTGTCATGAATCTTGAAAAGCTCTTTGGTTGCTATGGCATTT GCGAAGCGTTGAAAGAAGGAGACAGTTCAGAGTACATTCCAATATACGAGGACAAAGATGGAGACTGGATGCTTCTCGGCGACGTTCCCTGGGA GATGTTTACTGAATCATGCAAAAGGCTAAGGATTATGAAGAGATCGGATGCAAAGGTGATAGGAATTCGAACAAAAGACTTTCTCAAGGGAATGTCTAAAGACAAATGa
- the LOC107799664 gene encoding auxin-responsive protein IAA1-like, which produces MSSEKTKTKDLSESDVSCLSFEETELTLGLRRDSEKQICGAKRGLSSEAVELSLGSFTSTNPQDQNYEDGHYCNNEISTATKPSAKTQVIGWPPVRSNRKNIGVVKKCKYVKVAVDGAPYLRKVDLEMYSSYDQLLIALENMFTCLTTICNFVNERMLMDPTNGVEYLPTYEDKDGDWMLVGDVPWKMFVESCKRLRLMKSSEAIGLAPRTNELMAK; this is translated from the exons ATGTCATcggagaaaacaaaaacaaaggacTTGTCGGAATCCGATGTGTCCTGTCTCAGTTTCGAGGAAACTGAACTCACTCTTGGGTTACGCCGAGATTCAGAAAAACAAATCTGTGGTGCGAAACGTGGACTCTCATCTGAAGCTGTTGAGTTGAGCCTAGGAAGCTTTACTTCCACAAATCCTCAAGATCAAAACTACGAAGATGGCCATTATTGCAACAATGAAATCTCCACCGCAACCAAACCTTCGGCAAA GACACAAGTAATTGGATGGCCACCAGTGAGATCAAACAGGAAGAATATAGGAGTAGTAAAGAAGTGCAAATACGTGAAGGTGGCAGTAGATGGAGCTCCCTACTTGAGAAAAGTTGATTTGGAGATGTATAGCAGCTATGATCAGCTGCTAATTGCTTTAGAAAACATGTTTACTTGCCTAACAACTATCT GTAACTTTGTAAATGAGAGGATGCTTATGGACCCTACAAATGGTGTGGAATACTTGCCAACTTATGAAGACAAAGATGGGGACTGGATGCTAGTTGGAGACGTTCCATGGAA AATGTTTGTTGAATCTTGCAAGAGGCTCAGGTTGATGAAGAGCTCAGAGGCCATTGGATTAG CTCCAAGAACTAACGAATTAATGGCGAAATGA